A window of Hordeum vulgare subsp. vulgare chromosome 5H, MorexV3_pseudomolecules_assembly, whole genome shotgun sequence genomic DNA:
TGAGATGTATGATTAGACGTAAGATACCTAACAACTAACTCGACCTCACCTTGTAAAGGAGGATACCTAACGACTATCCCGACCTCGCCTTGTAAACGAGGATGAGGCCTAGGATTACAAGTTTCCTAGTCCATTAAGGAGATTGAAGAATCCTCCTAAATCTCTGGTTCGGCATGGCAATTTGAATTTTTTCCATTGAAGCCTCGGGCTGGATAGGCATGGGCTATCTTGGGCCTTGGTATGGGGGCTTCACTCGGCTTAGTAGGGCGACTTCGGTGCCCTTGGATACCCCGGATTCATAGCATTGTCGGTCTTGGTGGGAAAATAGCTACTCCCTCTGATCGATATTGATCCATATTACTCGTCAGTCAAACAGATGTATCTAACATTGAAACACATTTAGATACATCCGTTTAGATGTATCTAACACTGAAATACATTTAGATACATCCGTTTGAgcgacaagtaatatggatcgAATGGAGTACACTATTtttttttcctcaaaacaacccccATTGGATTATAGTTTGAGATAACTTGTGCTAGTTATAGCATTTTAGCATCAAATctagtctttttcttcttcttgatagGTACGTCGAGAACTAGTTTCAGAATGAGATGTTTAAATGGATAGAGGTTTTTTTTTCGAGAATATAAATGGGTGGAGGTTGGCATAGCCTCATAACAAATAATGCACATACAATATGATATTAGAAGATCGAGAACAGATAAATTGAATAAATAAACCAATAAGGCCGTCCAGATAGCATCGCCAACTCCTGATTCGCGGCATTTGCAAATTTATGTAGGAAGTTGACTTGCATATCCAGATTGTCAACAAACATGACTATATACGCAGGTTTTTACATAACAACATTGCGGGTTGCGGCAGGGCCGTTTGTCTTGAAGAGCAACGCAACCCTTCCAAGCACAGATAGCAAatggaaggtcatcaatcctcaAGGGTCAGAACTTGTGAGCACCTGGAAATGGTATTGAGGTCCTGACTGAGACTCCAGGTTTAACTTAGCACGGCCAGCTCATCTGTCAGTCGTCGTCGCAAGGAAGGAGTGTTGGTATCTGCCCATGATCGACGAAATCAAGCCGGTTTAGCCTTACACTGCACAGGACATTCTCAGGGAGTTCTTCCTGCTTCTGGGCCTGCATGACACACTCAACATGTTCAGTTCATCGACAAGCCATCCCACGTAGCAACTTATGAAGAAGAATTGGTTCATCATGCTACCTGTATTGTTAGACCCAGATCGATTACACCATGTTTCAGCCGTTCTCGGAAAGCTTCGAGCCCTTTCCTCGATATGAAGCTGAACCGGTGCACATCAAGGTCTATCTCCAAGTAATTTGATCCCTGTATGTATCAACCACATATGTTATGTAGGAATCAAGATGCTACAAAAGATGGAATGCATCAAGAAAATGTCACGCACCACATAGAAGTTGTGTTGAGGCCGTGACAGAACTGGCTTTTCATTGTAAGCCTGCACAAGTTTCCTCTCTGCAGAACTCAGATTCATATCATCTGGGTTAACCAGTCCTGTCAATATTTTCAATCTTTCCCTGTAAGGGATAGTTGAGTCCAATGGAAAGCCTTTGACCTTTTCTACCTCATCGCTTACAAGCCTCTGTAAATAAGACAGGAAACAGAGATTAAGGGCATATCAGTTCAGGTCATCAGGATTAACATGCATCAGTTGTCTGCGAACAAAGACGGCGCCTGATGAGAGAGAAATTTTACCTTGATACTCTCATAGAACTGAGGAGAAATCTCTTTCTCAAAGTTGTCGTTCAGTTTGAAATACAATACAAGATTGATCCCTTCCCCATCGCTGTCACCAAGGAAGATAGCTGTCGGATATGTAGGCATCTGGGTGCAAAATATATACGCATTAGTAATCATCTGGGTGCAAAATATATACGCATTAGTAATCGTTGCAACAACTAGCATGCCCAAAATTAAGGGGGAACCAGCGAGTGCTGACGATCGTACCTGAATATTTACGATAAGTAACGACGGAACTTTCTCGCTTGGCCTTATAGATGGAAGCTCAATATGCTGGGCAATGTGGTGTATTTTCCTTGGTGACATGAATATGTCCACGCCAATTGGAGTATATGGAGAACTCCCTGGGGCAGCCGACTTCTTTTTGTCTCTACATGAAAGTTATACAAATTAAAACCAAGTTCATGCACTAGATTTTTACAAAAGACAAGCAAAGGGTGCACCAACTCTTACCTGAAAAAGTTTTCTCCGCGTAGCTTGAAGGTCGAAGGCTCAAGAGTGGACCAACAACCTTCTGATATTTTCTCGCTGGCTTGAGGAATCAATAGGCCGGCTCTTGGACGAATCAAGTACCTCCTAGAGCCTGTGGATACAGATtcaacatcaaccatgtttctgaaA
This region includes:
- the LOC123395727 gene encoding uncharacterized protein LOC123395727, with translation MGACVSSSRRRKPQRLRFIYRRGKVLRNTPMIRPSDVGNCAASGEVVHVETSAATRRKSDGSNVTFHLTQLQWHHSELESENGSVVCQEEAWFDSVSILGSDSDEDFSSVNGDFPAMSSAGRTHLVQCEDASCIADCFQKFEKFFDSSCVAQAVGQYLTRDANCMDKSSQSGVQEAERLKIVSSETSDVSGAKVQEAKTRTEGVKVLTKLRRSDEACNNLKSFKDGEKSHESIFKSLTPVCTPRHANKVQPLGVASPRGQKKKSGVVRLSFTRTSFDGEQTTEICSRRYLIRPRAGLLIPQASEKISEGCWSTLEPSTFKLRGENFFRDKKKSAAPGSSPYTPIGVDIFMSPRKIHHIAQHIELPSIRPSEKVPSLLIVNIQMPTYPTAIFLGDSDGEGINLVLYFKLNDNFEKEISPQFYESIKRLVSDEVEKVKGFPLDSTIPYRERLKILTGLVNPDDMNLSSAERKLVQAYNEKPVLSRPQHNFYVGSNYLEIDLDVHRFSFISRKGLEAFRERLKHGVIDLGLTIQAQKQEELPENVLCSVRLNRLDFVDHGQIPTLLPCDDD